One region of Aestuariirhabdus haliotis genomic DNA includes:
- a CDS encoding DUF6901 family protein, translating to MSIEYTFKLEHNLELHYEIDIDRAEDSERDLTFEPEWTELKHSRCTNCPLDETKHSHCPVALDLRQVVDDFKDLPSMKKASVTVVSEEREYMKMVGLEEGLRALMGLIMASSNCPVLEKLKPMARHHLPFSTMDEFILRSVSIYLTQQYFIHRDGGEPDWDLKGLVANNKELQLVNQAFWQRIHSACGEDSNLKALLSFFTLSSSVSYSLETQLQKLRREFM from the coding sequence ATGTCGATTGAGTACACATTCAAATTGGAGCACAACCTTGAGCTGCATTACGAAATAGATATAGATCGAGCCGAAGATAGCGAGCGTGATCTGACGTTTGAGCCCGAGTGGACCGAGTTAAAACACAGTCGTTGCACCAACTGCCCGCTTGATGAGACGAAGCACAGCCATTGTCCGGTCGCGTTGGATTTGCGGCAGGTGGTTGATGATTTTAAGGATCTCCCCTCTATGAAGAAGGCTTCAGTCACTGTTGTTAGTGAAGAACGGGAGTATATGAAGATGGTTGGCCTGGAAGAGGGGTTGCGAGCGCTGATGGGGTTGATAATGGCGTCCAGCAACTGCCCTGTACTGGAAAAGCTAAAGCCCATGGCCCGCCATCACCTGCCATTCTCCACGATGGATGAGTTTATTTTACGCTCGGTTTCCATCTACCTTACCCAGCAATACTTTATACATCGAGATGGGGGAGAGCCCGATTGGGATCTCAAGGGGCTGGTTGCCAACAACAAGGAATTGCAATTGGTCAACCAAGCGTTCTGGCAAAGAATCCATTCAGCTTGTGGAGAAGACTCGAATCTTAAAGCCCTGCTGAGCTTTTTTACGCTATCTTCCAGTGTTTCCTATTCGCTGGAAACTCAGCTGCAGAAACTGCGTCGGGAATTTATGTAA
- a CDS encoding universal stress protein → MGQYKHILVAVDLTEEADTVLEKAQEIARNNDAKLTLVHVVEPLSVAYGSDIPLDLSSLQEEITDQARQKIDSLASTIDVARGEQHVVYGRPEKEIHRMANEFDVDLIVVGSHGRHGLALILGSTSTSILHGASCDLLAVRVGD, encoded by the coding sequence ATGGGTCAGTACAAACATATTCTGGTTGCGGTCGACCTGACCGAAGAGGCCGATACTGTACTTGAAAAGGCACAGGAAATCGCCCGAAATAACGATGCCAAGCTTACTTTGGTTCATGTCGTAGAGCCTCTCAGCGTAGCTTATGGTAGCGACATCCCTCTAGACCTTTCGTCCTTACAGGAGGAGATCACTGACCAGGCACGCCAGAAAATCGACAGCCTGGCCTCTACCATTGATGTCGCAAGAGGCGAACAGCATGTTGTCTATGGCAGGCCAGAGAAAGAGATTCATCGTATGGCGAATGAGTTTGACGTAGATCTGATCGTTGTTGGCAGCCATGGACGTCATGGCCTCGCCTTAATCCTCGGGTCCACCTCTACCAGCATATTGCACGGTGCCAGCTGTGACCTTCTGGCCGTAAGGGTCGGTGATTAG
- the fadB gene encoding fatty acid oxidation complex subunit alpha FadB yields MIYEGKAITVKPVENGVAELNFDLQGESVNKFNELTLNELKDAVAALQSDSSVKGLIVTSAKDVFIVGADITEFLVNFSQPEEELLKGNLEVNQIFNGFEDLDFPTVTAINGIALGGGFEMCLASDYRVMSTAAKVGLPEVKLGIYPGFGGTVRLPRVVGADNAVEWIASGKEQRPDAALKAGAVDAVVEPEQLRQAALNLVQRCIEGELDYKAKRQVKLEKLQLNPMEAMMSFESAKGFIAGQAGPHYPAPVEAVKTIQKASGMGRDKALEVEAKGFVKLAKTDVAASLIGLFLNDQALKKKAKHYESQSAPVERAAVLGAGIMGGGIAYQSALKGTPILMKDIAQEGIDLGLSEASKLLVKQLGRKRIKPEKMASVLNAIVPTLNYGDFNTVDVVVEAVVENVNVKKAVLAECEDNIGEDKFLTSNTSTISITELATGLKRPENFCGMHFFNPVHMMPLVEVIRGEKTSDKTIATVVNYAKKMGKTPVVVNDCPGFMVNRVLFPYFGGFAALMRDGADFQKVDKVMERFGWPMGPAYLMDVVGIDTGQHAEGVMAEGFPERMGRDFKSVGDVMFENKRFGQKTNAGFYKYETDKRGKPKKVVDEATYELLKPICAEPKDYSDEDIIARMMIPLCLETVRCLEDNIVESAADADMALIMGIGFPPFRGGALKYIDSMGVAAFCELADKYADLGPLYHPTEGLREMAKAGKSFFGN; encoded by the coding sequence ATGATTTACGAAGGTAAAGCCATCACGGTGAAACCGGTCGAAAATGGCGTAGCAGAGCTAAATTTCGACCTCCAGGGCGAATCCGTTAATAAATTCAATGAGTTAACCCTTAATGAGCTGAAAGATGCTGTAGCGGCTCTTCAGTCAGACAGTTCTGTTAAAGGGTTGATTGTCACCAGTGCCAAAGACGTGTTTATCGTTGGTGCCGATATTACCGAATTCCTGGTTAACTTCAGCCAGCCCGAAGAGGAATTGCTCAAGGGTAATCTTGAAGTCAATCAGATCTTCAATGGTTTCGAAGACCTTGATTTCCCCACAGTGACAGCAATTAACGGTATCGCACTGGGTGGCGGTTTTGAGATGTGTCTCGCTTCTGACTACCGTGTTATGTCAACCGCTGCCAAAGTTGGTTTGCCAGAAGTTAAATTGGGTATTTATCCTGGCTTCGGTGGCACAGTTCGTTTACCGCGAGTGGTAGGTGCGGATAACGCCGTAGAATGGATCGCATCCGGTAAAGAACAGCGCCCGGATGCCGCCCTCAAAGCGGGTGCAGTCGATGCTGTAGTGGAACCTGAGCAGTTGCGTCAAGCGGCTCTGAACCTGGTGCAGCGGTGCATCGAGGGCGAGCTGGACTATAAAGCCAAGCGTCAAGTCAAGTTGGAGAAGCTGCAGCTGAATCCGATGGAAGCCATGATGTCGTTTGAAAGTGCCAAGGGCTTTATCGCTGGTCAGGCGGGTCCTCATTACCCTGCACCGGTTGAAGCGGTTAAAACCATCCAGAAAGCTTCTGGTATGGGTCGTGACAAAGCGCTGGAAGTCGAAGCCAAAGGCTTCGTCAAGCTGGCTAAGACCGATGTGGCTGCGAGCTTGATTGGTCTGTTCCTGAACGACCAGGCGTTGAAGAAGAAAGCCAAGCATTACGAATCCCAATCCGCACCGGTAGAGCGCGCAGCTGTATTGGGTGCTGGCATTATGGGGGGCGGAATCGCTTACCAGTCAGCCTTGAAAGGCACACCCATCCTGATGAAAGATATCGCCCAGGAAGGTATCGATCTGGGCTTGAGCGAGGCATCCAAGCTGCTGGTTAAGCAGTTGGGTCGTAAGCGCATCAAGCCGGAAAAAATGGCTTCTGTCCTGAATGCTATCGTTCCTACCCTGAACTATGGCGACTTCAACACCGTTGACGTTGTGGTTGAAGCAGTTGTTGAGAACGTTAACGTCAAGAAAGCCGTTCTTGCCGAATGTGAAGATAACATCGGCGAAGACAAGTTCCTGACCTCCAACACATCCACCATCTCGATCACCGAGCTGGCTACCGGATTGAAGCGTCCAGAAAACTTCTGCGGCATGCACTTCTTTAACCCGGTTCATATGATGCCACTGGTTGAGGTTATTCGCGGCGAAAAGACCAGCGATAAGACCATCGCAACCGTGGTTAATTACGCCAAGAAGATGGGTAAGACTCCGGTCGTTGTTAATGACTGCCCTGGTTTCATGGTTAACCGTGTACTGTTCCCATATTTCGGCGGTTTTGCTGCCTTAATGCGCGACGGCGCTGACTTCCAGAAGGTCGATAAGGTTATGGAGCGTTTCGGCTGGCCTATGGGTCCTGCTTACCTGATGGATGTTGTCGGTATTGATACCGGACAGCACGCTGAAGGAGTTATGGCGGAAGGGTTCCCTGAGCGTATGGGGCGTGACTTCAAGAGTGTTGGCGACGTTATGTTCGAGAACAAGCGTTTCGGTCAGAAGACCAATGCCGGTTTCTACAAGTATGAAACTGACAAGCGCGGTAAGCCGAAGAAGGTTGTCGACGAGGCTACCTACGAACTATTGAAGCCTATCTGTGCTGAGCCAAAGGATTACAGTGACGAAGATATCATCGCTCGTATGATGATTCCTCTGTGCCTGGAAACAGTTCGCTGCCTGGAAGATAACATTGTCGAATCTGCCGCTGATGCGGATATGGCCCTGATCATGGGTATCGGTTTCCCACCATTCCGCGGTGGTGCGTTGAAGTATATCGATTCCATGGGCGTTGCCGCGTTCTGCGAGTTGGCCGACAAGTACGCCGACTTGGGTCCGCTTTACCACCCCACCGAAGGACTTCGCGAAATGGCCAAGGCCGGCAAGTCTTTCTTTGGTAACTAA
- the fadA gene encoding acetyl-CoA C-acyltransferase FadA encodes MSLNPRDVVIVDFGRTPMGRSKGGMYRNVRAENLSANLITGLLERNPAINPAEVEDVIWGCVNQTLEQGWNIARMASLMTPIPHTSCGQTVSRLCGSSMSALHTAAQAIMTGNGDVFVIGGVEHMGHVGMMHGVDPNPHMSLYAAKASGMMGLTAEMLGKMHGITREAQDQFGARSHQRAHEATLEGRFRDEIIPMEGHDAEGNLCVFKDDETIRPETTVESLSQLKPVFNPKGGTVTAGTSSQITDGASCMIVMSAQRAQDLNLEPMAVIRSMAVAGVDPAIMGYGPVPATQKALKRAGLSIDDVDYFELNEAFAAQALPVLKDLKVLDKMDEKVNLNGGAIALGHPFGCSGARISGTLLNVMKQNSGTVGVSTMCIGLGQGITTVFERV; translated from the coding sequence ATGAGTTTAAATCCTAGAGACGTAGTAATCGTCGATTTTGGACGCACCCCCATGGGGCGCTCCAAGGGTGGCATGTACCGCAATGTGCGTGCTGAAAACCTGTCCGCCAACTTGATCACGGGACTGCTGGAGCGTAATCCAGCTATCAACCCTGCTGAAGTTGAGGATGTTATTTGGGGTTGCGTTAACCAAACTCTGGAACAGGGCTGGAACATCGCCCGTATGGCCTCCCTGATGACGCCAATTCCTCACACTTCTTGCGGTCAAACCGTAAGTCGTTTGTGTGGCTCTTCCATGTCAGCCCTGCATACCGCAGCGCAAGCCATTATGACCGGTAACGGTGATGTGTTTGTTATCGGTGGTGTCGAGCACATGGGCCACGTAGGTATGATGCACGGCGTTGATCCAAACCCCCATATGAGCCTCTATGCCGCCAAGGCTTCTGGCATGATGGGCCTGACCGCCGAAATGCTGGGAAAAATGCACGGTATTACTCGTGAAGCTCAAGACCAGTTCGGTGCGCGTTCTCATCAGCGTGCTCATGAAGCTACTCTTGAGGGTCGCTTCCGTGACGAAATTATCCCGATGGAAGGCCATGATGCCGAGGGTAACCTTTGCGTCTTCAAGGACGATGAAACCATTCGTCCAGAGACCACCGTTGAGTCTCTGTCCCAGCTGAAGCCTGTCTTCAACCCCAAGGGCGGTACTGTTACGGCGGGTACTTCATCACAGATCACCGATGGTGCGTCCTGTATGATCGTTATGTCTGCTCAACGCGCTCAGGACCTCAATCTTGAGCCGATGGCAGTTATTCGCTCTATGGCTGTTGCCGGGGTTGATCCTGCCATCATGGGTTATGGTCCTGTTCCTGCCACTCAGAAAGCACTCAAACGTGCCGGTCTGAGCATCGATGACGTTGATTACTTTGAGCTGAACGAAGCCTTTGCTGCGCAGGCGCTTCCAGTGCTCAAGGATCTCAAGGTTCTCGACAAAATGGACGAAAAGGTCAACCTTAATGGTGGTGCAATTGCATTGGGTCACCCGTTCGGTTGCTCCGGCGCCCGTATTTCAGGTACGCTGCTTAACGTTATGAAGCAGAATAGTGGCACCGTGGGTGTATCCACTATGTGTATCGGACTGGGGCAGGGTATTACGACCGTTTTCGAACGCGTCTAA
- a CDS encoding DUF1653 domain-containing protein, whose product MKSCKPGVYRHYKGNEYLVTGVALHSETEEPLVVYQALYGERGLWVRPLDMFTSEVTLEGESCPRFEWVRD is encoded by the coding sequence ATGAAAAGTTGTAAGCCGGGTGTTTACCGCCATTACAAAGGCAATGAATATCTCGTCACGGGTGTGGCACTTCATTCTGAAACGGAAGAGCCCCTGGTGGTCTACCAGGCTCTTTATGGAGAGCGAGGTTTATGGGTTCGCCCGCTGGATATGTTCACCTCAGAAGTGACCTTGGAAGGCGAGTCTTGCCCTCGTTTTGAGTGGGTAAGGGATTAA
- the topA gene encoding type I DNA topoisomerase, whose amino-acid sequence MGKSLVIVESPAKAKTINKYLGRDFVVKSSVGHIRDLPTSGGARKPIDAKARAKAAAITRKMSPEQKVIHKQKKAREQLISRMGVDPENGWKANYQILPGKEKVVDELRRLAKDADKIYLATDLDREGEAIAWHLREAIGGDDSKYRRVVFNEITKKAIQEAFKEPSSLDINRVNAQQARRFLDRVVGYMVSPLLWAKIARGLSAGRVQSVAVKLVVEREREIRAFVPEEFWEVDADCSSPSKDALKLAVTKHNGKGFRPTSKEQTDQALDELSSATYRIAKVEEKPTSSKPNAPFITSTLQQAASTRLGFSVKKTMMLAQRLYEAGHITYMRTDSTNLSEEAVAACRDFIVDQYGKEYLPDAPISYSSKEGAQEAHEAIRPSSVLTDSGMLSAMESDAVRLYDLIWRQFVACQTNPARYLSTSVVVEAGSFELRTKGRVLLFDGFTRILPPGGKKAEDVILPKLTQGETLSLIKLNPEQHYTKPPARFSEAALVKELEKKGIGRPSTYASIISTIQDRGYVSLKQKRFYAEKMGDIVTDRLTESFTDLLDYGFTARMEEELDEVASGEFDWKSLLNDFYKQFSGQLVDAEQAEAGMRANLPTPTDIKCTDCGRDMQIRTASTGVFMGCSGYALPPKERCKNTVNLIPGEEAIALDDDEAEVKALRAKHRCKICGTAMESYLIDESRKLHVCGNNPDCSGYEVEQGQFKIKGYEGPVLDCDKCGAEMQLKSGRFGKYFGCTNSECKNTRKLLKSGEAAPPKMDPIPMPELSCQKVDDTYILRDGAAGLFLAASQFPKNRETRAPLVAELVPHQAALDPKYHFLLDAPRKDPDGNPSIIRYSRKTKQQYVMSEVDSKASGWKAIFQDGTWVEEGKPRKKKA is encoded by the coding sequence ATGGGTAAATCACTAGTCATCGTCGAGTCTCCCGCAAAAGCCAAGACAATCAACAAATACCTTGGTCGGGATTTTGTCGTTAAATCCAGCGTCGGGCATATTCGGGATCTGCCCACCAGTGGTGGGGCACGAAAACCCATTGACGCCAAAGCGCGGGCAAAAGCTGCTGCTATTACGCGCAAGATGAGCCCTGAACAAAAAGTGATCCATAAGCAGAAAAAGGCTCGCGAGCAGCTGATTTCAAGGATGGGCGTGGACCCTGAGAATGGGTGGAAGGCGAACTACCAGATTTTGCCTGGCAAAGAAAAAGTAGTAGATGAGCTGCGCCGTCTCGCCAAAGATGCTGACAAAATCTATCTCGCGACTGATTTGGACCGCGAGGGAGAGGCCATTGCCTGGCACTTACGGGAAGCTATTGGTGGCGATGACAGCAAATACCGCCGCGTCGTTTTTAACGAAATTACCAAAAAGGCGATTCAAGAGGCCTTTAAAGAGCCTTCGTCTCTGGACATTAATCGGGTCAATGCCCAGCAGGCACGTCGTTTTCTGGATCGGGTAGTGGGTTATATGGTATCGCCGCTGCTTTGGGCAAAAATTGCCCGTGGCCTTTCCGCCGGTCGTGTGCAGTCTGTAGCGGTCAAATTAGTGGTGGAGCGTGAGCGCGAAATTCGAGCCTTCGTACCCGAAGAGTTTTGGGAAGTGGATGCCGATTGTTCCAGCCCTTCGAAGGATGCGCTCAAACTGGCTGTCACCAAGCATAATGGCAAAGGGTTTCGTCCAACCAGTAAGGAGCAAACCGATCAGGCCCTGGATGAGCTTTCCAGCGCTACTTACCGGATCGCCAAAGTAGAAGAGAAGCCCACTTCCAGCAAACCTAATGCACCCTTTATCACTTCAACCCTGCAACAGGCTGCCAGTACACGCCTGGGTTTCAGTGTAAAGAAAACCATGATGCTGGCCCAGCGACTCTATGAAGCGGGGCATATTACCTATATGCGTACCGATTCTACCAATCTCAGTGAAGAGGCGGTTGCCGCCTGCCGTGACTTTATCGTTGATCAATACGGCAAGGAATACCTGCCTGATGCACCGATCAGCTATAGCAGTAAAGAGGGTGCTCAGGAAGCGCACGAAGCGATACGGCCATCATCGGTATTGACCGATTCCGGCATGCTGTCGGCGATGGAATCCGACGCAGTACGTTTGTACGATCTTATCTGGCGACAATTTGTTGCCTGTCAAACGAACCCTGCCCGTTACCTTAGTACCAGCGTAGTGGTTGAGGCTGGAAGTTTTGAATTGCGCACTAAAGGTCGTGTATTGCTGTTTGATGGTTTTACTCGAATTTTGCCTCCCGGAGGTAAAAAAGCTGAAGATGTCATTTTGCCCAAACTCACGCAGGGTGAAACTTTGTCATTGATCAAGCTTAATCCTGAACAGCATTACACCAAACCGCCCGCTCGTTTTAGTGAGGCTGCATTGGTCAAAGAGCTGGAGAAAAAAGGCATAGGCCGACCCTCTACCTATGCTTCGATTATTTCTACCATTCAGGATCGCGGCTATGTCTCTCTAAAGCAAAAGCGATTTTATGCTGAAAAAATGGGTGATATTGTCACCGACAGGTTAACCGAATCGTTTACAGACCTGCTGGATTACGGCTTTACTGCGCGTATGGAGGAGGAGCTGGATGAGGTGGCCTCCGGCGAATTTGATTGGAAATCGTTACTAAATGATTTTTACAAGCAGTTCAGTGGCCAGCTTGTTGATGCGGAGCAGGCCGAAGCGGGTATGCGCGCCAACTTGCCAACACCAACGGACATAAAGTGCACCGATTGTGGCCGGGACATGCAGATCCGTACGGCGAGTACAGGTGTATTTATGGGCTGTTCGGGTTATGCCTTGCCTCCCAAGGAGCGCTGCAAGAACACGGTAAACCTGATTCCGGGTGAAGAAGCCATTGCTCTTGATGATGATGAGGCCGAGGTCAAGGCCTTACGTGCCAAGCATCGCTGTAAGATATGCGGCACCGCTATGGAAAGTTACTTGATTGATGAGTCTCGTAAGTTGCATGTCTGTGGTAATAACCCGGACTGCTCCGGTTATGAAGTGGAGCAGGGGCAGTTCAAGATAAAGGGCTATGAAGGTCCAGTTCTGGATTGTGATAAATGTGGTGCAGAGATGCAGCTCAAGAGTGGTCGCTTTGGTAAATACTTTGGTTGTACCAATAGCGAATGCAAGAATACTCGCAAGTTGCTGAAAAGCGGAGAGGCGGCTCCACCCAAGATGGACCCGATTCCTATGCCGGAATTGAGCTGTCAGAAGGTTGATGATACCTATATCCTTCGCGACGGTGCGGCCGGGTTGTTTCTTGCTGCCAGCCAGTTTCCCAAAAACCGGGAGACCCGAGCACCCCTGGTTGCCGAGCTTGTGCCTCACCAGGCTGCATTGGACCCTAAATACCATTTCTTGCTGGATGCTCCCAGGAAGGATCCTGACGGCAACCCCTCAATCATCCGTTACAGTCGCAAAACCAAGCAACAGTATGTGATGAGTGAAGTTGATAGTAAGGCCTCCGGTTGGAAGGCAATATTCCAGGACGGTACCTGGGTAGAAGAGGGCAAGCCTCGTAAGAAGAAAGCGTGA
- a CDS encoding DUF6586 family protein has product MIDYSHITNRSLHQVWLLLGEWAERGADAALSDAYAEAVLRGLDSAYGALCAELAGQCGYNAKLENIDKTLFELRRAGLYSPELNELQQLSIDSGSWLHSMLNARVSYCTGGLTRAIAVSGGVDVDQCRQWHRLLGELIRRMRETSEEC; this is encoded by the coding sequence GTGATCGATTATTCGCACATAACCAACCGTTCCCTGCATCAGGTCTGGTTGTTGCTGGGGGAGTGGGCAGAGAGGGGGGCAGATGCTGCTCTCTCTGATGCCTATGCTGAAGCAGTTCTTAGGGGATTGGATTCTGCGTATGGTGCACTTTGTGCCGAGCTCGCCGGGCAGTGCGGCTACAATGCCAAACTTGAAAACATCGATAAAACTCTTTTTGAACTTCGTCGAGCAGGGCTGTATAGCCCAGAGCTCAATGAGCTTCAGCAGCTCTCGATTGATTCAGGCTCCTGGCTGCATTCAATGCTAAATGCAAGAGTGTCTTATTGCACGGGTGGCTTGACGAGGGCTATTGCAGTTTCTGGCGGGGTCGATGTCGATCAGTGCCGACAATGGCACCGTTTGTTGGGTGAGCTTATCAGACGAATGCGTGAAACTTCTGAAGAGTGTTAA
- the lexA gene encoding transcriptional repressor LexA codes for MQKLTARQAEILEFIKSYIDEKGFPPTRADIAKQLGFRSPNAAEEHLKALARKGAIEIIAGASRGIRIPESEEDGLPIVGQVAAGSPILAIEHIEEHCPVKSEFFNPNADYLLRVKGESMRDIGILDGDLLAVHKTQSVRNGQVVVARVGDEVTVKRFHKSRNKVTLFPENEEFEPINVDLSQDDFEIEGLSVGVIRR; via the coding sequence ATGCAAAAACTAACAGCACGGCAAGCAGAAATTCTGGAATTTATTAAATCTTATATCGATGAAAAAGGTTTCCCCCCCACGCGAGCAGATATCGCCAAACAACTTGGATTTCGCTCACCCAATGCCGCCGAGGAACACCTAAAAGCATTAGCCAGAAAGGGTGCCATAGAGATCATTGCTGGTGCATCCAGAGGCATTCGCATTCCTGAATCGGAAGAGGACGGCCTTCCTATCGTGGGTCAGGTAGCCGCTGGAAGCCCTATACTGGCGATTGAGCACATAGAGGAGCACTGCCCGGTTAAATCCGAGTTTTTCAATCCCAATGCCGATTACCTGCTCCGGGTTAAAGGCGAGAGCATGCGTGATATTGGCATCCTGGATGGCGATCTGCTTGCGGTTCACAAAACCCAAAGCGTTCGTAACGGACAGGTTGTTGTGGCCAGGGTTGGTGATGAGGTTACGGTAAAACGGTTCCATAAGAGCCGCAACAAGGTCACTCTTTTCCCTGAAAACGAAGAGTTCGAACCCATCAACGTGGACTTGAGCCAAGACGACTTCGAAATTGAAGGGCTAAGTGTTGGTGTAATTCGACGCTAG
- a CDS encoding TetR/AcrR family transcriptional regulator codes for MAQSKTVVRILDAAEQLFAEKGFAETSLRTITSQAGVNLAAVNYHFGSKKALIQAVFSRFLDPFCELLDAELERLETQSNGQPTDIEACLKLLVETALRVESRSENDLSVFMRLLGLAFSQSQGHLRRYMRSAYSDVFVRYMSLLTASVPGLTPADLYWRVNFMLGSLAFTMSGFDAMQAISARDYNDNPSVASILHRMVPFLASGMRH; via the coding sequence ATGGCTCAATCCAAAACCGTAGTTCGCATATTGGATGCAGCAGAGCAACTATTTGCCGAGAAGGGATTTGCCGAAACCTCTCTACGTACCATAACCAGTCAGGCAGGGGTTAATCTTGCCGCTGTTAATTATCACTTTGGTTCCAAAAAGGCGCTTATCCAAGCAGTTTTTTCTCGTTTTCTCGATCCCTTTTGTGAGTTGTTGGATGCCGAACTCGAGCGATTGGAAACACAAAGCAACGGCCAGCCTACCGATATAGAAGCCTGCTTAAAGTTACTGGTTGAGACTGCGCTGCGAGTTGAGTCTCGCTCCGAAAATGATCTCTCTGTTTTTATGCGCTTGCTGGGGCTGGCGTTTTCTCAGTCACAAGGGCACCTTCGTCGTTACATGAGAAGCGCCTATTCTGACGTTTTTGTTCGTTATATGAGCTTGTTGACGGCCTCGGTTCCTGGCCTTACCCCTGCAGATCTCTATTGGCGAGTCAATTTTATGCTGGGAAGTCTGGCTTTTACCATGTCCGGTTTCGATGCCATGCAAGCCATCTCTGCTCGTGATTACAATGACAATCCTTCGGTTGCCAGTATTCTTCATCGAATGGTTCCCTTTCTGGCATCAGGCATGCGTCATTAA
- a CDS encoding L,D-transpeptidase family protein, giving the protein MLAIYISIAQQLLRHKSDSMVDFTVPISSASNGAGQSRGSEQTPLGKHYIRAKIGDGLPLNSVMVGRRPTGEIYSPELAQAFPNRDWILTRILWLCGTEPGVNRLGDVDSMARYIYIHGTPDTEPMGVPKSHGCIRLRNQDLVMLYDRVSVGESVIISNSTL; this is encoded by the coding sequence TTGTTGGCCATCTACATTTCTATTGCTCAGCAGCTGTTACGTCATAAATCAGACTCGATGGTGGACTTTACTGTGCCAATTTCAAGCGCCTCCAACGGCGCTGGTCAGTCCCGTGGCAGTGAGCAAACGCCGCTTGGAAAGCACTATATCCGCGCAAAAATTGGTGACGGGTTACCCCTCAACTCGGTCATGGTTGGTCGTCGGCCCACAGGTGAGATCTATTCGCCCGAATTAGCGCAAGCCTTCCCGAACAGGGATTGGATTCTGACCCGGATCCTATGGCTTTGCGGTACTGAACCCGGCGTAAACCGTCTTGGTGATGTCGACTCGATGGCTCGATATATCTACATACATGGCACACCTGATACAGAACCTATGGGTGTTCCCAAATCCCATGGCTGTATTCGCCTGCGTAATCAGGATCTGGTGATGCTGTATGACCGTGTTAGTGTCGGGGAGTCCGTTATTATTTCCAATTCAACATTGTAA
- the nagZ gene encoding beta-N-acetylhexosaminidase yields MLDLEGTSLTEQESELLQRPACGGVILFTRNFSSRAQIVELTDSIRTIQSDLLIAVDHEGGRVQRFRDGFTRIPAMGCFEQHYLRNKPATLQLVEDVGWLLAAELLACGIDFSFTPVLDLDFKRSDVIGDRAFSSNPEHVADLAGALIRGMHGAGMVSTGKHFPGHGWVVADSHVAVPRDERDFEAILSQDLKPFMALCEQGLDAVMPAHVIYEKVDALPAGFSPYWLQNVLRTQLEFDGVIFSDDLSMEGASTAGNYAERARSALAAGCDMVLVCNNPDGAREVLEFLERDEVEPSHRLASLRGNLSSKRDVERQQRVIAELDKL; encoded by the coding sequence ATGCTTGACCTTGAAGGCACAAGCCTGACAGAACAAGAGTCTGAACTATTGCAGCGTCCTGCCTGTGGTGGAGTCATTCTTTTTACTCGTAATTTTTCCAGTCGTGCCCAAATTGTCGAGTTAACAGATTCTATTCGAACGATTCAATCTGATTTGCTGATTGCGGTCGATCATGAAGGCGGACGAGTACAACGTTTTCGGGATGGCTTTACCAGAATCCCTGCCATGGGATGCTTTGAGCAGCATTACCTTCGAAACAAGCCTGCAACGCTGCAGCTGGTAGAGGATGTTGGATGGCTGCTAGCAGCCGAGCTCTTGGCCTGCGGTATCGATTTCAGTTTTACTCCGGTGCTGGATCTGGATTTCAAGCGCAGTGACGTGATTGGTGATCGCGCATTTTCGTCAAATCCTGAGCATGTTGCTGATCTGGCTGGTGCTTTGATTCGAGGGATGCACGGCGCTGGAATGGTCAGCACTGGTAAGCATTTTCCGGGTCATGGCTGGGTGGTCGCTGATTCCCACGTGGCAGTTCCCAGGGATGAACGCGATTTTGAAGCTATATTATCGCAAGACCTGAAGCCGTTTATGGCATTGTGTGAACAGGGCCTCGATGCGGTTATGCCAGCCCATGTAATCTACGAAAAGGTCGATGCTTTGCCGGCGGGTTTTTCACCGTACTGGCTTCAAAATGTATTGCGTACCCAGCTTGAATTTGACGGGGTGATCTTTAGTGATGATCTCTCCATGGAGGGTGCGAGTACAGCTGGTAACTATGCCGAAAGGGCGCGCAGTGCCTTAGCCGCCGGCTGCGACATGGTGTTGGTGTGCAACAATCCTGATGGCGCGAGGGAAGTGCTGGAGTTTCTCGAACGTGACGAGGTTGAGCCGAGTCATCGACTGGCTTCTTTACGGGGTAATCTCAGTTCAAAACGGGACGTTGAGCGCCAGCAACGCGTGATTGCTGAGCTAGACAAATTATAG